From the Penaeus chinensis breed Huanghai No. 1 chromosome 28, ASM1920278v2, whole genome shotgun sequence genome, one window contains:
- the LOC125040229 gene encoding uncharacterized protein LOC125040229, whose protein sequence is MVGVESRTACAVLVKVLYWPTISQGSNLANEPRAATMVVTSRMLAAHTSGYPVDVRARFWSNYYRSLKGLPPVETYWDFRYHQRRESPPRFRVVSSPWWHHVPELRPADAPQEYLPIGAQHDLAVRPSFLSPVRRKYVWTTHPQRQAYPLKK, encoded by the exons ATGGTTGGGGTCGAAAGCCGAACCGCATGTGCAGTGCTGGTGAAGGTCCTCTATTGGCCAACCATATCTCAGG gTAGTAATCTCGCAAACGAACCCCGAGCCGCCACAATGGTCGTCACCTCCCGCATGCTCGCCGCCCACACCAGTGGTTACCCCGTGGACGTCAGAGCTCGCTTCTGGTCCAACTACTACAGATCACTCAAAG GGCTGCCGCCCGTGGAAACCTACTGGGACTTCAGATATCACCAACGAAGAGAGTCGCCCCCGCGTTTCAGAGTCGTATCATCCCCGTGGTGGCATCACGTCCCAGAGCTCCGGCCCGCTGACGCTCCCCAAGAGTACCTACCCATTGGTGCTCAACACGATCTCgccgtccgtccgtccttcctGTCACCTGTGAGGCGGAAATACGTCTGGACGACGCATCCGCAGCGACAGGCCT ATCCGCTGAAGAAATAA